A stretch of the Nicotiana tabacum cultivar K326 chromosome 6, ASM71507v2, whole genome shotgun sequence genome encodes the following:
- the LOC142182079 gene encoding uncharacterized protein LOC142182079 — protein MMIKTLIWNIRSVNTQQAFPRVINMQREHNFFVIALMEPFQKKGFINRYRRRLNMDTAYSNINGQLWLLFDAIVKWELVEDTEQQVTVKVFHHDLGQHMIMIFVYAKYEKIGGLPIHPPEYEDFASCINSCGLFDQEYKESPFIWWKGRPNVACIFKRLDRILVNFPFQNMLPTIKVEHIIRIGSDHADFLMTCGEQTANFFKPFRFLNFWAKHATFLDVKLKKLKATLSKWSREIFGDIFKQLAILEDIVRVKEMLFEEEPTIENRIVLQKAQSELKKYLSIEEQYWKKKAGMTRFAEGDRNTSFFHKHVNGKRKKLQLKSIQTKKGVWIEDQE, from the exons ATgatgatcaaaacacttatttgGAACATAAGGTCTGTGAATACACAGCAGGCCTTTCCTAGAGTGATCAACATGCAAAGGGAACATAATTTCTTTGTAATTGCATTGATGGAACCTTTTCAAAAGAAAGGATTCATTAATAGGTATAGAAGGAGGTTGAATATGGATACTGCCTACTCAAATATTAATGGGCAATTATGGCTGCTCTTTGATGCAATAGTGAAATGGGAACTAGTGGAGGATACTGAACAACAAGTGACTGTGAAAGTGTTTCACCATGACTTAGGGCAGCACATGATAATGatatttgtttatgcaaaat ATGAGAAGATAGGGGGATTACCAATACACCCTCCTGAGTATGAGGACTTTGCCTCTTGTATCAATTCATGTGGATTATTTGATCAAGAGTACAAAGAGAGTCCTTTTATATGGTGGAAGGGTAGACCTAATGTAGCATGTATATTCAAGAGGTTAGATAGAATTTTGGTGAATTTTCCTTTCCAAAACATGTTGCCAACCATTAAAGTGGAGCACATTATTAGAATTGGATCAGATCATGCAGATTTTCTCATGACATGTGGGGAGCAGACTGCCAACTTTTTCAAGCCATTTAGGTTCTTGAATTTTTGGGCTAAACATGCTACATTTCTGGATGTG AAGCTCAAGAAGCTGAAGGCAACTCTTTCAAAATGGAGTAGGGAAATATTTGGTGATATCTTCAAGCAGTTGGCTATCTTAGAAGACATCGTTAGAGTAAAGGAGATGTTGTTTGAAGAGGAACCTACTATAGAGAATAGAATTGTTCTTCAAAAAGCTCAAtcagaattgaagaaatatttgAGCATTGAAGAGCAATATTGGAAGAAAAAAGCTGGGATGACAAGGTTTGCAGAGGGTGATAGGAATACAAGTTTTTTTCACAAGCATGTTAATGGCAAGAGGAAGAAATTGCAACTGAAAAGCATTCAAACTAAAAAAGGGGTGTGGATTGAAGATCAAGAGTAA